Proteins encoded by one window of Paraburkholderia terrae:
- a CDS encoding TonB-dependent siderophore receptor, producing the protein MGLSARACANNAARELRRRAFPGRHIIGIATATIFATIASPAAFAADATEMAQASPRKSFDIAAGPLESALNQYGQQARIMLSYPSALTANRHSAGLHGEYDTQQGLVRLLRGTGLSSVQQSNGSYTLVEDASNVELDDSAVLPTVKVAATGIRAGSYRPPPEANVTRSDIPIIDVPQAINTVPAQVLRDQRPRNLDDALANVSGIVQGNTLAGTQDTLLKRGFGGNRDGSIMHNGMPLVQGRGLNAAADSVEVLKGPASLLYGIMDPGGVVNVVSKQPLLTAYHAISLLGSTYGHGRNGADGTLDLTGPIGDSGLAYRLVVDQVNEQYWRNFGEHRETLVAPSLAWYARDTQVVLSYEYRKFLYPFDRGTALDPKTNKPLAIPARERLDEPFNEMDGESHLAQLTVDHQIDANWKAHFGYSYNRETYDAGQLRVQGVNSTTGVLSRSNDATHGALSTDSYAIAYIDGHFTVAGLRNDLQVGVDDEYRRIYRKDLLRQATKYTFNYLHPVYGLESPSTTVSASDSDQTDTLHDASVFFQDSVHLTDKWILVGGARFLSYNQVAGRGRPFQVNTDLNGTKWLPRAGVVYKWTDTVSLYGSYTQSLKPTSTIAPLSSGVVIDSSVLPEEATSWEVGAKVAMPAGVTGTLAFFNIDKSNVLVSQYNDTTKQTDWRTSGKARSRGIELDVAGQIGQRWSVIASYAYIDAKTTEDPLYAGNRLWNVAQHTASLAAVYDFGAIFGGDQLRMGAGAHYVGERPGDSANSFTLPAYTVADAFANYNTKWGGHNVSFQLNVKNLFNKTYYPSSANRYFVAVGDARQVSLLSTLEF; encoded by the coding sequence TCGACATCGCCGCTGGGCCGCTCGAAAGCGCGCTCAACCAGTATGGGCAGCAAGCGCGAATCATGCTGTCGTATCCGAGCGCGCTCACCGCGAATCGTCATAGCGCGGGCCTGCATGGCGAATACGATACGCAGCAGGGGCTCGTGCGCCTGTTGCGCGGCACGGGGCTGTCGTCCGTCCAGCAGAGCAACGGCAGCTACACGCTGGTTGAAGATGCGAGCAATGTCGAACTCGACGACAGCGCCGTGTTGCCCACCGTCAAGGTCGCCGCAACGGGTATTCGCGCGGGGAGTTACCGACCGCCTCCCGAAGCGAATGTCACGCGCTCCGACATTCCCATCATCGATGTGCCGCAAGCCATCAACACCGTGCCCGCGCAAGTGTTGCGCGATCAGCGCCCACGCAATCTCGACGACGCGCTCGCCAACGTCAGCGGCATCGTCCAGGGCAACACGCTGGCTGGCACTCAGGACACGTTGCTCAAACGCGGCTTCGGCGGCAACCGCGACGGCTCGATCATGCACAACGGCATGCCGCTCGTGCAGGGCCGCGGCCTCAACGCCGCAGCCGATAGCGTCGAAGTGCTCAAGGGACCGGCATCGCTGCTCTACGGCATCATGGACCCGGGCGGCGTCGTCAACGTGGTGAGCAAGCAGCCGTTACTCACGGCTTATCACGCCATCTCGTTGCTCGGCTCGACTTACGGCCACGGCCGCAACGGCGCGGACGGCACGCTCGATCTGACAGGGCCAATCGGTGATTCAGGCCTTGCGTACCGTCTCGTCGTCGACCAGGTCAACGAACAATACTGGCGCAACTTTGGCGAACACCGAGAGACGCTCGTCGCGCCTTCGCTTGCCTGGTATGCACGCGATACACAGGTCGTACTGTCCTACGAGTATCGCAAGTTCCTTTATCCGTTCGATCGCGGCACCGCGCTCGATCCAAAGACCAACAAGCCACTGGCCATCCCCGCGCGCGAGCGTCTCGACGAGCCGTTCAACGAAATGGACGGTGAATCGCATCTCGCGCAATTGACTGTCGATCATCAGATCGACGCGAACTGGAAGGCGCATTTCGGCTACAGCTACAACCGCGAAACATATGACGCCGGCCAGCTGCGCGTGCAAGGCGTCAACAGCACGACAGGCGTGCTCTCGCGCAGCAACGACGCGACGCACGGGGCGCTCAGCACGGATAGCTACGCGATCGCCTACATCGATGGACATTTCACGGTGGCGGGTTTGCGCAACGACCTGCAGGTGGGTGTCGATGACGAATACCGGCGCATCTATCGCAAGGACCTGTTGCGGCAGGCGACGAAGTACACGTTCAACTATCTGCACCCCGTCTACGGCCTAGAAAGCCCGTCGACCACCGTATCCGCCAGCGACAGCGACCAGACCGACACGTTGCACGACGCATCCGTGTTCTTTCAGGACAGTGTGCATCTGACCGACAAGTGGATACTCGTCGGCGGCGCGCGCTTCCTGTCGTACAACCAGGTCGCGGGACGTGGCCGCCCGTTTCAGGTGAACACCGATTTGAACGGCACCAAATGGCTGCCGCGCGCGGGTGTCGTCTACAAGTGGACCGATACCGTCTCACTGTACGGAAGCTATACGCAATCGCTGAAGCCGACGTCGACCATCGCTCCGCTCAGCTCGGGTGTCGTGATCGACTCATCGGTGCTGCCGGAAGAAGCGACCTCGTGGGAAGTCGGCGCGAAAGTCGCGATGCCTGCGGGAGTGACGGGCACGCTCGCATTCTTCAATATCGATAAATCGAACGTGCTGGTGTCGCAGTACAACGACACGACCAAGCAAACCGACTGGCGAACGTCAGGCAAGGCGCGCTCGCGCGGCATCGAACTCGATGTCGCCGGGCAGATCGGCCAACGCTGGAGCGTCATTGCGAGCTACGCGTACATCGACGCGAAAACGACGGAAGACCCGCTGTATGCGGGCAACCGGCTGTGGAATGTCGCGCAGCATACGGCGTCGCTCGCCGCCGTCTACGACTTCGGCGCGATCTTCGGCGGCGATCAATTGCGCATGGGCGCGGGCGCGCACTATGTCGGCGAGCGGCCCGGCGATTCCGCGAACAGCTTCACCCTGCCCGCCTATACCGTCGCCGATGCGTTCGCGAACTACAACACGAAATGGGGCGGACACAATGTGTCGTTCCAGTTGAATGTGAAGAACCTCTTCAACAAGACCTATTACCCGTCCAGCGCGAATCGCTATTTCGTAGCGGTCGGCGATGCGCGGCAGGTGTCGCTCCTTTCCACGCTCGAATTCTAA